A single Equus asinus isolate D_3611 breed Donkey chromosome 21, EquAss-T2T_v2, whole genome shotgun sequence DNA region contains:
- the MSL2 gene encoding E3 ubiquitin-protein ligase MSL2 produces the protein MNPVNATALYISASRLVLNYDPGDPKAFTEINRLLPYFRQSLSCCVCGHLLQDPIAPTNSTCQHYVCKTCKGKKMMMKPSCSWCKDYEQFEENKQLSILVNCYKKLCEYITQTTLARDIIEAVDCSSDILALLNDGSLFCEETEKPSDSSFTLCLTHSPLPSTSEPTTDPQASLSPISESTLSIAIGSSVINGLPTYNGLSIDRFGINIPSPEHSNTIDVCNTVDIKTEDLSDSLPPVCDTVATDLCSTGIDICSFSEDIKPGDSLLLSVEEVLRSLETVSNTEVCCPNLQPNLEATVSNGPFLQLSSQSLSHNVFMSTSPALHGLSCTAATPKVAKLNRKRSRSESDSEKVQPLPISTIIRGPTLGASAPVTVKRESKISLQPIATVPNGGTTPKISKTVLLSTKNMKKSHEHGSKKSHSKTKPGILKKDKTVKEKIPSHHFMPGSPTKTVYKKPQEKKGCKCGRATQNPSVLTCRGQRCPCYSNRKACLDCICRGCQNSYMANGEKKLEAFAVPEKALEQTRLTLGINVTSIAVRNASTSTSVINVTGSPVTTFLAASTHDDKSLDEAIDMRFDC, from the coding sequence GACATTTGCTACAAGATCCTATTGCACCCACCAACTCCACCTGCCAACACTATGTCTGCAAAACTTgtaaaggcaagaaaatgatGATGAAACCTTCATGTAGCTGGTGCAAAGACTATGAGCAGTTTGAGGAAAACAAGCAGTTAAGCATCCTAGTGAACTGCTACAAAAAACTATGCGAATATATAACACAGACTACTTTGGCACGGGATATAATAGAAGCAGTCGACTGTTCTTCTGATATTTTGGCTTTGCTTAATGATGGATCATTGTTTTGTGAGGAGACAGAAAAGCCCTCAGATTCATCCTTTACTTTGTGTTTGACACATTCCCCTTTACCTTCGACCTCAGAACCTACAACTGATCCTCAAGCTAGTTTATCTCCAATATCTGAAAGCACCCTCAGCATTGCTATTGGCAGTTCTGTTATCAATGGTTTGCCTACTTATAATGGGCTTTCAATAGATAGATTTGGTATAAATATTCCTTCACCTGAACATTCAAATACGATTGATGTATGTAACACTGTTGACATAAAAACTGAGGATCTGTCTGACAGCTTGCCACCTGTCTGTGACACGGTAGCCACTGATTTGTGCTCCACGGGCATTGATATCTGCAGTTTCAGTGAAGATATAAAGCCTGGTGACTCTCTATTACTGAGTGTTGAGGAAGTACTTCGCAGCTTAGAAACTGTTTCAAATACAGAGGTTTGTTGCCCTAATTTGCAGCCCAACTTGGAAGCCACTGTATCCAACGGACCTTTTCTGCAGCTTTCTTCCCAATCTCTTAGCCATAATGTTTTTATGTCCACCAGTCCTGCACTTCATGGGTTATCATGTACAGCAGCAACTCCGAAGGTAGCAAAATTGAATAGAAAACGATCCAGATCAGAAAGTGACAGTGAGAAGGTTCAGCCACTTCCAATTTCTACCATTATCCGAGGCCCAACATTGGGGGCATCTGCTCCTGTGACAGTGAAACGGGAAAGCAAAATTTCTCTTCAACCTATAGCAACTGTTCCCAATGGAGGCACAACGCCCAAAATCAGCAAAACTGTACTTTTATCtactaaaaacatgaaaaagagtCATGAACATGGATCCAAGAAATCTCACTCTAAAACCAAGCCAGGTAttcttaaaaaagacaaaacagtaAAGGAAAAGATTCCTAGTCATCATTTTATGCCAGGAAGTCCTACCAAGACTGTGTATAAAAAGCCCCAAGAAAAGAAAGGGTGTAAATGTGGGCGTGCTACTCAAAATCCAAGTGTTCTTACATGCCGCGGCCAACGCTGCCCTTGCTACTCTAACCGCAAAGCCTGCTTAGATTGTATATGTCGTGGCTGCCAAAACTCCTATATGGCCAATGGGGAAAAGAAGCTGGAGGCATTTGCTGTGCCAGAAAAGGCCTTGGAGCAGACCAGGCTCACTTTGGGCATTAATGTGACTAGCATTGCTGTGCGCAATGCTAGTACTAGCACCAGTGTAATTAATGTCACAGGGTCCCCAGTAACGACGTTTTTAGCTGCCAGTACACATGATGATAAAAGTTTGGATGAAGCTATAGACATGAGATTCGACTGTTAA